CAAAACTGGCGGCAAGATTAAATATTGGCTTTAGATTCACAAAACAAATAACTGTGCACTTGTCCCAGAAAAGGTTAACCACCACCCCCTTGGTTACCAGAGCCAACTTTGGTCAATGCCTTCCTCCAGCCAGACCCATCGCATGCCTTTGGCCTGTCTGGAAGTGCGTACCTGTCAGTGTCTGGAAGCAGTGCAGTTTGAATGTATCTGTCTCCAGCATCTCAATGCCTGAGCTGCCCTGTTCAGGAGACAGCTGGGAGCCGATTGCGAACAGCCTATTTGCAAGAAAGGCAAAGTTGGGAATGCACCTCAGTGCTATAAGGGAggagtgcttctcaaacttttccacCAAGGTGACCCTTATGTTCTGAACACTTAAATTACAGCTTGAAATAGAAGCAGCAGTATCAAAATTTCATAAGAATCCATTTGAATTCTGCATGTATTTTACATTCACACTTTGCTACAAAACACAGTACATTGAAAACTTTGGGTAAAATTAACACTCTGGGATTACGTGCCATGTTTACCCACCAGCTGGATATGCATATACAACCCATCTTGTAATACAACTGACAGCAGGAAAGGATCTTAAAGATCATTTAATCACCTTACTTTAAAGATGAACACATTaaaactcaggaaggagaaggtgACTTAGGCAAATAAAATCACACCACTGCCAGCGTTACCTAAAGCCTAGTCATACTGGATCAATTCTTTACATGACACAGAACTGACAATttaggaggaagcagagaaggctgATGGGACCCTACACTCACAGCAAGAATAGAAGACATTGGAGGTGGACAACTTGTCCAAAATCCTTGACAGGACTTGTACaatcatttataatattttcttgaCTTCATGAACCTTGGCACAcaaatcaaatatttttctatcatAGGCATGATCCTATGCTAGttcaatccaattgttgggtttgtgaCCAATTACCTATGCCTAgtagttctgggttaccttggtggaTTTCTCCCCTCAAATGCTCTAACTGgctggccctgagaaaatttaaagaaaaattgtagTTATGTTCAGATCACTCTTGGTATGACTAGATGGACTCCCCTCACCTGGCCAATTGATAAGGATTGCTCTGACCCTGGTCATAAATAGGAATTTTCTTCTACTACTCAAGCTCaatcagaaaaacaagcaaaggtTTAGCCAAGGAATaaaatctcccacaattatggAATGGATTTATGTAgatggggcgtccctggtggctcaaataaatggtaaagaatccctttgcaatgcaggagacccaggttccatccctgggtggggaacatcctctggggaagaaaatggctacccattccaatattcttgtctggacaactccacggacagaggagtctggtgggctacagtccatggcgggTGTGGGGGTGGTCACAatgagtgggacacagctgagggactatGTTACTCTTTTAGAGAAAGCTAAGCACCGCCAGTCAGCAAGTCTCTGAGCGCAGAACTACACTAATCCAGTCAGCCTATGAGCCAAGAGTAGACGGACAGAATCTAGGAAGAGTTGTGGGACTTACGAGTGGAACATCGAAGCcagcatgagcttctcattggaGGTGAGGCGAGGCCGGCCGAATCGAATGGACACAGGGTAGTTAGCAGGGTTGCCCAGGTACTCGAGCACCTCTTTCCCATCGGCCGTATACTTGCCATTCACGTCCACACCATTGATTGCCAGCACTGCGTGGCCCACTGCAATGGCGAAGCTAACCGTCAACCAAAGCTCAGACTGCGGATCCCGCCAACGGTACAAATGACCTGGCCCCCAACTTCATCCGTCCCTcggcccagagacagcagcccaccaaggcagcacccggccccgcctccccatCCCTCCACCTCCCCTCGCGCCCCGGGACCGAGCCTAACCTACCCCGGATGCCGTCTCGCTGGCCGAAAGCTACCAGCACACGCTCGTCGTGCAGCTTAAGCAGCAGATCCAACGGGTAACTGAACGTTTTCTCAGCCTCGGCCCGTGGGGCGTAGCTGTCCAACTGGTAAATAAGGCCGCCAGCTTTGTTCACCACATAAACACTGAAAATTGCCATAGCTGCCGCCGAGGCTGCCGGACTAGGATACGGCCTCTtcctcccggccccgccccggaAGCGCAGCACGGGGCCCGCCCTCGGGGCTCCAGGCCTCGCTTCCCTTCCCGCTGAGGCGCTTGCGCACTTGGAGTACGCCTGGGTGTCACTAAGACAGGGACTTTAGTTGCCGGGACCTATAAAATTGTTCTCCTTTCCTCTTTACCGGATCTTAGCGCCAGGAAAGTGTAAAACGTGACTGCCTCTCAACTGGCCGCAAAATCGAAAAGCCAGGGATAACGCCAAGAGCGTGACGTTGCGGAGGCGGACCCTGCTTCCGGCAGCCAGTCCCGGGCCTGAGCCCGACCTGCGCCTCCGGACTTCCTCCGCGCGGCTCCGCCCCTTGTCCCGGAAGCAATCGCTGCGGCCGGAGGTTTCTGGGCTTGCTCGCGGGGCGCATTTCCTTTTTGTCCGACATCTTAGCGAGGCGGCAGTGGTTGTGGCTGCTCTTCGGGCTTCGCTATGGTCAGCTTGGCGTAGGGGAAGCTGGCGTGGTTCTGGGAGCGGGCGGTGCCGGCGCGCTTTTGGGGCAGCATCAGAGGAGGGCTCACATAACTGCCGGGCCACGTGTGGAGATGGGAGAGCTGTAGCTTGCCCCATGTGCTCCGGTAGTGGAgtctgggcagggctgggggcaaaGGAGTAGCGGGAACGTGGAGGGCTGCTTTGTGACCTGGCCGCATTCCGGCTTTTCTCCTACAGCCGCCCAAGGACgacaagaagaagaaagatgCCGGAAAGTCGGCCAAGAAAGACAAAGATCCAGTGAACAAATCTGGGGGCAAGGCCAAAAAGAAGGTACGAGTATAGCCCCTCAAACGGTGAGGGATGTTGGGGACGTCTAGTCTCGTTTCCTTATACTGTAGCAAATGGCTTGTAAGGTTGGGGGGTTTAGAGTCAGGTTATTAAGAGTTTATACTCACATCACCGTTTTAGTTTTGACTCATATAAAGAACGGGGGTGTATATGCTACTCGGAAATGAAAAAGTGTGTACTGAGCTACTTTAATTGGGCTAGTGGGGCTCAGCCAATATCCGAAAGCCTCAAAGATGGTTTGTTTTCCCCCCAAAGTAGTGTCTCCAATGGCTTCAGCAGTAACCAAAGTCTCTTTTACTTTGAATTTGGCTCTGTAATTATTTCAACCTTAATTTGCTGAGTGTTTGCAGGTTCTGAATTTTATAGGTTTCTGCAGCCCAAAGGACAGACCCACTCTTGTATAGCTCTGCAACCGTGTAACAATTCGAGTCAGGTTGTTCCAGAGAACGGAAATACTGGTTCTTTAGagagcactgatttttttttttttcccttttttggtgAGCAGAAGTGGTCCAAAGGCAAAGTTCGGGACAAGCTCAATAACCTAGTCTTGTTTGACAAAGCAACATATGACAAACTCTGTAAAGAAGTTCCCAACTATAAGCTTATAACTCCAGCTGTGGTCTCTGAGAGACTGAAGATTCGTGGTTCCCTGGCCAGAGCAGCCCTTCAGGAACTCCTTAGTAAAGGTGAGAGGATGGAGTGTTGTACTGGTTTGTATGCTTTTTGCACCTTAGTTTGGGCAGACCATGTTAGCCATTTTAAGTGCAgtaggtggacttccctggtggtgcagatggtaaagcatctgtctacaatgcgggagacctgggttcgatccctaccttggagaaggaaatggcaccccactccagtactcttgcctggaaaatccatggacagaggagcctggtaggctacagtccatggggttgcagagagtcggacaaaactgggCGAGTTCACTTCAGGTGGAGGTTAGCAATACAATTCTAGCATGTAATCTAGGCTACTGGTAGTGcctaacagtggaaacagtgattttCAGATTACAGTAATGTGTTGTGAGGGTAGCCATCCCAAGAGTAGGTAACTCACCCCTTAAAGTAGTCCCTTCTTTTTAAGGGGTGAGTCAGATTAGATTGTCACCAAGAAATGTAGGCATGTCTCTTAAAGTCATGTTTAAGCATTTCTGGTTTGTTGAGTTTTTATAGTGAAAATTTTATCCTCTCTTCCTAGGACTTATTAAACTGGTTTCAAAGCACAGAGCTCAAGTGATTTACACCAGAAACACCAAGGGTGGAGATGCCCCAGCTGCTGGTGAAGATGCATGAACAGGTGAGCTGGTGAAGATTcgtgaacctgggcctcctataCGAAGTATACATCCCCTTCACAAGGGTCTacagttctgatttttttttttcttttcttaaacaggtcccaccagctgtacattttgaaaaataaaactttattaaatcaAATAACTGGGTTTGTCTGGTTCCTAAGAAAGGCAGTTACAGGATAATAGCTTATAACAGATTTGTTGCCTTGGCTTTGAGCCTTATGGTGGTTGGAAGTACAATCAGGAGGCCATTAGTGTTTTTCCTTTATGTGACTGCTGTTTGTTTCTTGCTGCAGCTTCCGTTTTGAATTGATGCCTGAAAAGAAACGAAAGCTTAGCAGCACAAAGAGTGCGATCTCCACAGCGGGGAGCAGGTTGAGGTCCTGACTCTGGGCTGGTACCTGGATTGCCAGCGGCGTCCATTATTCCAGACCCGGCCAAAAGAGGGCAGCCAGCCCGCACTGGTGCTGGAGCTGTGGTCAAAGTTGGCCCCAACTCTGTCTGGTGGGAGTTTCTTcagtttctgtttttcctctacaATGAGCAGTTTTATTTGAGTAGGAAGAGTTACAGAGTAGGAAGCCTCCATCACCATTCCTGTATTAACTTACTTTCTTTAAGAAACTCTTCATAGGAGGGTCCTATTTGTTGGTTCCCAGAACTACAGTCCTCATCTTGGACCATCCAGGGGGGTGTGGCACCTGGAAAAGGAAGACCctttaagaagaaatgaaaacacttaaGAGTTCTGGACCATGGGAATTAGAGGGGCTTAAGCTTACTGGAGGCATGACATAACAAACTGCacacatttaaagtgtacaatttgaaATGTTTGGGGTAAAATCACACCGTGTATCCTTGTGcccctttaaattattttttagtgcATCTCCTTTATACCCCTTTCCCAGGCAGCCACTGATGTGTGTTGTTGCTATAGATTAGTTTGCCTCTTCTATAATTTTGCATGAATGGAATACAATATGTACTCTTGTCTACCTTTTAGTGTAGTTATTCTGAGATTGTGTTACAGGTATGTCATTCCTTCTTTGTGGAGTATTCTTTGAATTGTTCAGATTTGTTGGGGCATGTTtcaattttttcaacttttaaactGCTAAAACTCTTCCCAAGTAGTTatgccattttgcattctcaGCAGTCTATaagagttctgctgctgctgctaagttgcttcagtcgtgtccaactgtgtatgatcccatagatggcagcccaccaggctcccccattccctgggattctccaggcaagaacactggagtgggttgccatttccttctccaatgcatgaaagtgaaaagtcaaagtgaagtcagttgtgtctgaccctcagcaaccccatggactgcagcctaccaggctcctccgtccatgggattctccaggcaagagtactggagtggggtgccattgccttctccagagagttctgcatacatacatttttttttttttttttgctgtgtgacctggtcAACTCGTtcctgtccagggatcaaacccacaccctgtGCATTGAATGCAGAGCCTTGACCACTGAAGCATCAGATAAGTCCATAGTTCAGCTATTTTGATGACCAACTTTTTATATGCCTTCATTAAGTTTTGTGCTATGCTTAAGTtgcttgagttgtgtctgactctggactgtagctcactgggctcctctgtccatgaggttttccaggcaagaatactggagtaagctgCCATGACCCttgcgggggatcttcccaacccagggatcaaacccatctctcaAATCTGCACTGGcacacaggttctttaccactagtgccacctggaaagcctactGAGTTTTGAGAGGTCTTCATATATTGAAGATACAAGTTCTTCAtcagatgcttttctttttttgaaaacgTTTATTAAGCTAAAGTTTTGCAGTGTTCCATTTTtcaagcaaaatattttttcccttagtGGAAACACAAAGAGGCTGTCTGGCTGTGGCAGGTCTAATGCTATGGTGGGCATTATGTAAGGTACAAAGACTCTGACCCTCAACTGCAAGTAGTTTTAGATATTAaatacagttccttgtgctatatagtaggaccctATTTAGTTGAtacccttatttttatttccttctccacaactgCATGTATTCTTGCTATAAAAAATATCCTTATAGTTATTTCTCtttactataaaaatattaagtagtattttaaaaaatacagaggtTGAACAAAAACTCACATAAGAATTACCATGTCCCAACATTTACTAACTTTAAAACACCTtagatataaagtaaaaaaaatctgctaagCAGGTAAACGTATGTCTGTTACTTTTCTGAGTTAGATGCATTTGACATATGTGTCGGGTACCCTCCTACCAGTGAAAGACctacaattcaaaaagaaaaacctctTACAGTTTAAGAAACGTTGCCATGGGCCTTACCTGAGTGTATGTTACCAATTCCTGGTGTATCCTGTAGTGGAAAATGGGGGGAAAATTGTAAGAAAGCCAAGAGATGATAAGGATACTCAGCCTAGAGGAagaaattgtacaggaggtggaTGGAACCACTGCCATATTGCTAACGCTGCACTGGGCTTATGTTAAATCTCACAGAGTGTAGAAAATCATTGAAAGACAGTCTTGTCCCCACCAGACTCAAGGGCTCAAGCTGGAGATGTCCAAAAATAAAGTGCCTACTACATGGTAAGTAAACAAAACCCCTTCCTCACAGAGCATACATATTACTGGGGAAGAGAACTAAGTATGAATTACACAAATTACATTCACAGGTTTTTACATGGTATGACATACATTTATAAGTTTTCCATGAAAAAGTGACATCTGAGCTGAAGAGGAAGGTAAGGGTAaatagaggagggaaggaagacatGTTATTTAAGACGGTGGGAGGGAAgttaaaagggaggggacatagggcTGATTCATAATGTATGGCAGGaaccaacacagtattataaagcaatcatccttcaattaaaacgaTTACATGTTCAAAACTAAAGAGCACAGCAGGAGGCTGGAGGATAGGATGTAAGATAGCAGGTGATGAGGTTATTTTCTCATGTTTGGCACAAGATTGCAGGAGTAGAGACTGTCCCAAGGTGAAATAAGGAGACAAGGCATACTCAGTGAGCAAATGTGAGAGATGAAAAAAAGGAGGTGGGCATACTCATTGAGGGAATGTGAGAGATGAAAAAAAGGAGGGGACAGTGTGTCTACAGTTCCTAGAAAGAGGAGTGTGGGGGTTAGGTGCCTGTGGGGTGTCTGTAAGTGTCCCTCTGTTGGGCTGGAACTGGACTCCGCATGGGATGATGTAGGAGTTGGCACTCCTCTGTGACAGTGGGGGTAGTGTGGACACCATGGAGGCTGAGGAATGAGTACATGACGCTGTAGAACAGGGCAGCCAGAGGGAAAAGCCTGCAAACACAGCAaaggccagaatacacagaaaagccaGGGGAGATGGGTGTCGTGGGAACCGCGGGGGCACTAGCCATTTCCCATCGTACCTGATGGCCAATGAATGTCAGAGGCTGTCCGGTCTCCATCCAGTCAAGCTCAGGGGCTGGTGGCAGGTCCAAGTATGAGGGCTGCTGTGAGGTGGAGGCTACTTGGCTGAAAAAGACAAACAGGAGCCAGGCTGGCAGACAAGGTCCTTTAGCCATGAGGACAGCAAGAATGAgatttgtttccatgtcctgatcAAAGTTACAGAACATTCGAAGAGAGAATGTCCAGTAAGAGGTTTCCTAACAGTCTTTTACCTGCTCGTCCCATTCCAGCTTCCAGGTGCTGAAGAGCCCTCTTCTGGGTCTGGCACTGTCTGAGGCTGAGTTTGATTCAGGAAACATAAATGTGTCTAGAATGCTTAAGAATTTGCCTAGGCCATGCTCCCCACCTCCAGAAGTAAACAAATTGACAAATTGAGGATACTGCCCCATCTggcaacctccctccctcccagccctgcccacattTTCTCCACTGATAAGGCCTGCCCCCTGGTGGGCAGGGAAGGGAATTCAAGACAAGCAGACGGAGTCCATTAATTTTTCATCAGAAGAGCTGGTAGGTGAAATGCTGGACCTGGAAGAACCAGGAATCAGTGGATTTGGATACTGCTCTGGCTCCTCCGAGGGAAACCAACCTCTAAGACAGACCGAACCATCTCCTGCCGGCTTTGCTCCACCTCTCGGATCtgagctgccatctgtgggaGAGGGGTGACTTAGACAGGTACCAGAAGGTGGGGCTGGGTCCTTCAGAGGCCTTTCCTTTAACTCACCTCTTTAATCACTTCATCCTCTTTTTCCTCATAGGAATCCAGACTTTTCACCATGGATTTCTTGAATCTAAAAAGGAAAGGGGCAAGTCACCCCAGAATCCCAGTCCCTGCCAGTTGTGAAAAGATCCTCAGTAGATAATTTTTCTCTAGATTCTGAATAGTCTCAGGCTCCCAGAAACCAAGTCTCAGGAATACAATGAACACCCATGTACCTCTCACCCAGATTCACTGTTAACATTCTGCCATACTGGCTCcagttctcttttcctttctcccaagAATATGAGACTAATTCTAAATTTTTCAGTATGCATTTCCTGGGAAAAGGAACAGCCTATAAAACCATtaccatacttaaaaaaaaaaatcaattacccTTTCTGATGTCCAAATTGTCCCATACTTGGGACGATATATTTGCAGTAGTTTTTATTCTACAATATACACAAAGGTATCTGAATAATATCAGTACTACTATCAATGAGACTACTAAGCAAAGCTCAAGATTTCTTTGCAGTTCTTTAGTCCTTAGAAAATATCCTTCTAAGGGTATACAgagttttgttttcaaatgttacttgaattctgggcttccctggtggtccagtggttaagaatccatcttgtaatgcaggagacaccagttcaatccctggtcctggaagatcccatatgaTGTAAGCCAACTAAGCtcgtgccccacaactactgaaccagcACTGTGGAGCCTATAAGCTgcaactagggagtagccccccactgtccacaactagagaaagcgcacaagcagcaaccaagacccagagcaaccaaaaaaaaaattttttttaaagatgttaaaTTCTTATTCTTTCGTCACTGTTATCAATTTAATAGTTCTACAATAATTTGTCTTTGCCTAATTTTAATATGCAAAACATTTATATAGGGGAATGGCTCTCCCATGGTGCCCTGGCAGTCCTGACAGGCAAGGCCTTGAACTGCAACTTATCAAAGTCTTGGCAGAAGGTCTGCATGATCCTCCCAGAACACAAGAGGACAGGAGGTCTGAAAGGAACTGCTAGGAGGCCATCTCCCATCTCCTTATCTCTCACGGGAGGTCGTTACGAAACAGTTTTTCATTAACTCCCAGTTCTGATGGGGTAGGGGGCTTTCTGTTCTCAGATTAGAGCTGCAGATATAAAGCCTGTGGCTTCAGCCTAGTCTTGGCTCCCCAACAACAGTATCCCACAGTTCATGCTATAGTCACCCAGCCCTATTTGTATCACTATGGTTCTTTTTGGTGTGTGGGACAAGCTGGGAAGTTGGCACTTTGGGCTTACTCTTTTCACTGCCTATGTAAGTAATAAGCTGCCTGAATAAGTGGCTCATTTGTATCTTTACGGGTCAAATCAGTCAAGCCTGGCCTGGCCTTGTCTTGTGTGAGCTTGaaattataaagtttaaaaatcaaaactatatttaaataaaaagtttagagAGTCCATCCATATAATTCTCAATTATAACCTTTCTGCTAACTACCCTTTATTCATCCACCAAAAATTCTATAGAGCTGGGTCAGGCTGTGACAAGTAAGTggcctgtttctttttcttttttaattttaaaaaatttttgatgtggaccactttttaaaaagtcttccagggacgtccctggcctcagtttcttatCTCCTCCCGGTCTGAACCGGGAAGACAAGGTGATGGGATTTAAGTACTtcttgaaggtgaagtcactcagtcatgtccaactctttgcgaccccatgagctgtagcctaccaggctcctctgtccatgggattttccaagcaatagtactggaatggattgccatttccttctcccggggatcttcccaacccagggattgaacccaggtctcccgcattgtagacagacgcttttactgtctgagccaccagggaagtccttcttaaTTCCTCATTATTCTCCACACTGAGTAGAAAGGAATGATAAACTATGTATTTTCTTAACTTTGGCTTTGGGATCCCCTTGGGTTCCACTCTCCATAATCGCAATACAGTCCCAATAAAAGTGGTGATGTGAGGCTGCCTGAGTCCTCTTTCTGAGGCAGTCACAACTCACTCCCTCTGTGCTACCAAGCTTCCTGTACTCCAGGTAGTTGGGGCCCTCCAAGGCCAGTTAAAACTATTAAAAGTGAGCATCAGCTTTTTGCAGTCTATaaaaagcatcttttatttctaaagaaaCTTAGTAGTCTGTCACATATTTAAATAGTTGACTATGGTCACCTTTTATTATACACTTCTCTCTTTGCTAAATACATTGTAAATCCCACCCCC
This portion of the Capra hircus breed San Clemente chromosome 15, ASM170441v1, whole genome shotgun sequence genome encodes:
- the TRAPPC4 gene encoding trafficking protein particle complex subunit 4 isoform X1; translation: MAIFSVYVVNKAGGLIYQLDSYAPRAEAEKTFSYPLDLLLKLHDERVLVAFGQRDGIRVGHAVLAINGVDVNGKYTADGKEVLEYLGNPANYPVSIRFGRPRLTSNEKLMLASMFHSLFAIGSQLSPEQGSSGIEMLETDTFKLHCFQTLTGIKFVVLADPRQAGIDSLLRKIYEIYSDFALKNPFYSLEMPIRCELFDQNLKLALEVAEKAGTFGPGS
- the RPS25 gene encoding 40S ribosomal protein S25; the encoded protein is MPPKDDKKKKDAGKSAKKDKDPVNKSGGKAKKKKWSKGKVRDKLNNLVLFDKATYDKLCKEVPNYKLITPAVVSERLKIRGSLARAALQELLSKGLIKLVSKHRAQVIYTRNTKGGDAPAAGEDA
- the CCDC84 gene encoding coiled-coil domain-containing protein 84, which gives rise to MAPAQRCPLCRQTFFCGRGHVYSRKHQRQLKVALERLLPQVEAARKAVRAAQVERYVPEHERWCWCLCCGCEVRKHLSHGNLTVLHGGLLEHLASPEHKKATNRFWWENKAEFQMKEKFLISPQDFARFKKSMVKSLDSYEEKEDEVIKEMAAQIREVEQSRQEMVRSVLEPQTVPDPEEGSSAPGSWNGTSSQVASTSQQPSYLDLPPAPELDWMETGQPLTFIGHQDTPGIGNIHSGATPPWMVQDEDCSSGNQQIGPSYEEFLKEKEKQKLKKLPPDRVGANFDHSSSTSAGWLPSFGRVWNNGRRWQSRHQFKTEAAARNKQQSHKGKTLMAS